ATGGgaacatgcaattttacatgctactGCATTAATTCGAATTaaaccaagtgcatatcataaatattcCCCATTGcagataccacttaaatgtcacgccccgagatcggggttagtcgacaccggcgttgctcaAAAATCACATAATCGTCAAATAACAAGTCTTACAGTACAGTATATACCAATACCAGTTTATTTCTCATAATCAACAAAAGAATCTTCTTCACAACTTAAATACCAAAATAAACTGattaaaaatgttttaataGTACGGAAGCGATAAACATAAACTAAGTTTTAAAACTTCTGGGATAACTCGAGATCTTCTACCGTCCCCAAAATTGTTCTTGCTCGTCTTCATTCATTTGgtcttcattcttatctgggTGGGGAggaagtaaggggtgagtattttgatAAATACTTAGCAAGTGGGGGTCGTTCGAGACATGAagcaaaatatacatatacttgaattcaaattttacGTAGCATATCATAACTTGAATAATAACGAATATTCATACTTCTTAATCATAACATGTCATCACATATCATATCCGTATAGCATAATTGTTTAGCACTGAaagtcatctcatttccatggtttcCTGATATCAGTCTCCTATATGTTAATCTTCTAAGGAGTGAGGCCATGTCCAATATGTTAATCCTCTATGGAGTGAGGCCGTACAACGGTTACCATCCCACCGTATAAGGGTAATAGTTCGAAAATCCTTTCCTATAACCAATCGAATCCTAACAGTGCTTTGAACATAATAACTTGACAAATcttgaagaaaatatatcatgaacaaGGAATTATGCTCGAACCAACTTTTAAAAACTGAAGGGGGATTCGTAcacaaattataatttctttaaaCGCAAGCCcacttcaaagaacaagtgtgGTAAACAAAAACTCACTTACAAAAGAATACATACATAACAAAAGCGCACTTACGAAGGAGAAGTGTGCAAATTATAGTATAACAAAAACTCACTTACCTTGaataattcgaaaaaataagTGCTGCATCTGGACTGCTGCAGAGCTTCGATACTCGGCACACTAAGAGAGCAAAGTCTCTAAAACTCGTAGGGAGAACTAGAGAGGAAATTTCGAAAGTGTTGAGTGATTGGAGGTATGAATTTCTAATGGCATGACTCTCttatttataggggttggctgctatcCTGATGGTGTATTATCCTCGcgtttgaactttgaatcaaactttaaatctaggATAATTATCATATCTTATCCATGATACTGGATAATttcgaaatatatatatcaattccttgtatatattttcgaaatattctcttatccaagcatgcaaaattttcgaattttgtgTCTAATTCTCAATATTCGGtagatcttttatttttcactacAATTAAATCCATGCTCTTAAATCCCAAAAACCTCCTTtagtaatttcaaatttatggtaaattatctcaaaaataatactcttgATTTTTCCTAAAATTCTGGTAGGCAAACTATTAAATTTTCCCATgcttgtgttttttttatcGTGCATAATTTTTCCTATctccataatttcgaaaatcctaatTAAATACTCCAAGATTTTGAAATTTAGGGATCATATTATCCTTTTACTTGATCTTTATCCAGTTATCAACATCATATCAAATCTTAAATCTTTATCTGGTATCCATATCATGTCAAATCTTAGACCTTTATCTGGTATAATCTTTCTGactttgaattaattatatCTCAAAAGTTATCTGCTTATATCCAAAaaattcattatttaaattCTTAGATCTTGGTTTATTTATCCCAAAATTAAGCTTATCATCAAAATTCTTATCTCCCAAAAAATCGGGGTTTCACGGTTCTGCGACCTTTACTACTGCTCATCGCATTAACGATTAGTTTGGATTAAAAACACTAAgcttaaaaaaattactttacaGTGTAgggttttttaaaattgatttttgaacataaataaaagcagttatatgtttaattatacAGCAAAAACAATCTCATATTTTTCGAAGTAAAGTTGAAGCATGAACGGTGAAAGCCATACATCAATATACCAACTCTAGAAGtgtattttaaaagaaaaatttgttcTTGGTAAATTGCTTTGCTACTACCAGCGTGAATCTTATCATTATCGTGATTCGAACAGGATTGCATACGCTAATCAAGTTGATAACATTCCTCTGGACTGGGCTTTAGGTGCTTTCATCCTACTAAACTCGTCTAAATTGGACATGCAACATTCAAATTGGATTGCCAGTATAATAGGAGGCGACTCCGCAGCAGTACTGATGCTTCTATTCAGTATTTTCTTTATGTTGATACTAGTGACATGGATCATTTCGAAACTTAGAAAGCCTCAGATGAAAACTATCTATGATCTAGAGAAAGGAAAGTATATAATCACCCGAGTGGGTAGATATTCATAGCTTCACGCGGTTTGCTCGCACGAGGGAGCTGCTGAGTTACTCGATCATCTGAGGAAGTTGAAACACATCCTCATGATATTGACACATTAATTTAGAGTTAGAGATGAATTGATGGTGTGTTAGATGTTTTTTTACTGGAAAACATAGGAATGTCAAAAGTTGATAcgtctatttaatttttataggtTGAATTACATATATTCCCATATTTCATAAGGAATTttgatgcaaaaaaaaaaaaaaaaaactttgaaaatttatcCGTCCATTATAATTATCTTATACTATCTATATATAAATGGTTGGACTTTAACAACTTGGTATCATTTTGTACCATTGTTTTACTTTTCTACCCCAACCATCCTCTAtatgtataaaattttatgattttaaaaaaattgaacacttttaatttttatgattttaaaatttttaattcaaattttaatatttgatacattttgttgtattttaatttttttaaaaaattactaaaaatcaTTAAGttacaaaatttcaaaagtgttttctaattttttatattcaaactataatttttcaacaaaaaatatttataaaataattgataattatttattccATAATGGCCAGCCTGCCCCTATGTAAAccattacttaattaattaatcaatgaCCCTATATGAGTTAAATTCAGcgaattttattttagtttattagATCCGCACAAAAGGTAATTTGAAAGAATAAATtctaatatacaaaattttttgtgagactgtctcatacGTCTGAGACGAATTTTCTATTTAGATCAAACATGAAAAACGTtacttttattataaatatatacaagATTGACATgtttcacgaataaagatccttGATATCGTTTCACAAGAGTCTTTTTAATATTAGATACgttgtttaaattttaatgaataTCTTTAAACATACAATTgatcaaaatattataaattgcaCTTTCAATTCTAGCCTATTTTTGCATTTGATAAAATTGGtaagaatttattattttattttatttttttgaaaaggaTTTATATTtggaaatgaatattttttgccttcaattaaagaaaaaatgaaaaagatggGAACGATAGAGTAAATATGGGGAACAAGTCAATAGCAGCTTCGAATCAAAACGCGTGATGGCTCTATAATACGTTGCGAATTGGGGCATTCGATCGACCTACATATTCTCTCTTGGCTGGGCGACCATTTTGCGATTTTCTATCCGTTTCCGATTTATCCACTTCTTTGTTATCCAGGTACCACTTCTTTACTTTTAACACACACAACTTTGACTTGAACCTAATCAAGAGATGGTTTGAACCTGGAGGTAGCCTGATTATAAGCTATGCGCTCTAGATATTCGGCGAATGCTCCAGTAAGAAAGTGCTTCTAGTTTTCTTGCACAAACCAAATATGTACTCGGCCAACTGAAAATCTAAACAACAACAATTGTTATGAGTGAAGCTTTCAGTTTTGCTCTTGTTTGTTCTGATTGCAAATAAACTGTTTTACCAGTGGTGTGATGTAAACGAATTATGTAAAAGGGTTGGTATGGATAGGGCACGACAAAAGAAAGTGCAGAAGTACGAGGAGTTTGTTGATCGGCGACTGAAACCTGATCTTCTTCGAGCTATGGCGGAGCGGTGACTTTCCCTTGCCTTTTACTTCAGCTCTTTTTTGTTAGCTTGCCTTATAGGACTTCGTTCTCACTGTTTTTCTGTCAAGTATGTAAAAAATGTtgatttcttattattttttaattgtcaaACTAATTTTCTGGTGAAACCCATCCTCTGTTGTTGCTAGCTCTGTTCCAACTGATTATGGGTCTTGCTATGCGAATTTAATGGGTTTGTGTTTAGCTGTTTCATCAACAATGGGTACAAAATTTATTTGAGCGGCCTTATTGTTTCCATTTACATTGCAGGGACAAGGTGTTTGAGCAACAGAAGATTTTGTATCCATCCAAGTTTTCCTTTGTTCTGTCTAGTGTTGGTTTATATCTTGAAATCATCACAAAAGAAGGCATTTGCCAccaaattaaaatgttttttttttttggtgaaatGCATATTTTTCAAGGATGTTGTAATTTTGGGAGgaaagattatggagtcatTTTTGCTTTAAATTTACTTAACTTTTGTCCTCATAGCTCTGATCTGAAAAGAAACATCGAGAACCTGGAGAAGAACAGCGTGACCAGTCTTAGGACAATGGTCAACCTTGGTTCTGAAGTTTATATGCAAGCTGATGTGTATGTCTTTATACCC
This genomic interval from Primulina huaijiensis isolate GDHJ02 chromosome 14, ASM1229523v2, whole genome shotgun sequence contains the following:
- the LOC140957441 gene encoding uncharacterized protein, yielding MDRARQKKVQKYEEFVDRRLKPDLLRAMAERDKVFEQQKIFSDLKRNIENLEKNSVTSLRTMVNLGSEVYMQADVPDTSHIFVDVGLGFHVEFTRSEALNFIGTKEEQILRLIDEYTRLIASIKAQIKMVCEGIREILQLPVSEL